The sequence CCAGGACGAATTGCTTCGGATTTTTCGAGGTAACTATAAGTCCTATAAGGATCCCGCGATCGGTTGCGTAAGCATCAATGTCGCCTTTCTCAAGCGCGGCAAGGCCATCCGAATGGTCATTGACGTAGACCATCTTAACAGTGACGAACTGCTTTTTCAGGAAATCAGATAGCGCTTTCACGGTCGTAGAACCGGGGACGATTCCGATGCGCTTGCCCGCCAGGTCCTCAAGTCCGTGTATTTTCGTGGACGCTGTGGTAACCATGCTTCCCCCATCCACAAACGTCATTAAGCTGAAATCCACTTTTTCCTGCCGCGAGAGGGTGTTTGTACTCGAACCGCATTCGATATCCACCTTGCCTTCGGCAACCATCTGGATTCGGTTCTCAATATCCACCGGCACCCACTTCAGCTGGAGGTTGTCCATCCCGAGCTGCTTTTGAATTGCGCTCGCCACGTGCATACAAAGATCAATGGAGTAGCCTATCGGTCGTTTGTCCGGCCCCATGAAAGAAAACGGAGGCGATGATGTTCTGTAGCCGATAACGAATGTGCCCGACGATTTGATTTTGTTCAGCGTCCCTGTCAATTCCTGCGCCAACGCCGGTGCGGAAAGAAGCAGCGCCACAATCAAAACGGCAAGTGTTTTCTTCATATAACTCATTTAAACCTCCCTTGTTTCTGGTTAACGGAAGCGGGGCTTCCGGAAATTTACATTAATGTAAGTCATTCGAATGGCCAGGCACGGCCGAATCTGTCGGCGGGCTCACTCGGGTTTTTATTGCGGTTTTGCGTCAATCCAATATTGATCGCACTGACCCGGTCTGCGGCTTACTGAACACCAAATTGCAAGCGTC is a genomic window of Burkholderiales bacterium containing:
- a CDS encoding amino acid ABC transporter substrate-binding protein; this translates as MKKTLAVLIVALLLSAPALAQELTGTLNKIKSSGTFVIGYRTSSPPFSFMGPDKRPIGYSIDLCMHVASAIQKQLGMDNLQLKWVPVDIENRIQMVAEGKVDIECGSSTNTLSRQEKVDFSLMTFVDGGSMVTTASTKIHGLEDLAGKRIGIVPGSTTVKALSDFLKKQFVTVKMVYVNDHSDGLAALEKGDIDAYATDRGILIGLIVTSKNPKQFVLANFVFSYEPYGLMVRRNDADFRLAVNRELARLYRSADVLPIYDHWFGAFGKPSQEIQFMYLLNGLPE